Part of the Halalkalibacter krulwichiae genome is shown below.
AATACGAATGATGCCTTCTAGATTTTCATTCATATTTAACAAATGATCCTTCGTTTTCTGTAGTTTATAAAGCATCTCATCAGCATACTTTACGAGATATTCACCTTCAGAAGTAAATTTAATCCCTTTTTTATTACGCCACAATATTTTAACACCGACCTCTTCTTCAAGATGATTCAGTCGGTAGGTAAGAGCAGGTTGTGAGATAAACAGTTTCTCAGCAGCTTTTGTGATGTTTTTTTCTTCATATATTGTTTTTAAAATTAACCAATCTTTTTCATCCATACAAGCTACCCCCTTTTAGGAAAGTATACTATATTCTATTTATCAAAAAGTGGTAATCTGAAAATTATTGAATTTATTAGAAAGTTAGGAGAGATATATATGAGAACCTATCAAATTGGAGTAATGGAAGGCGATGGAATTGGTCCTGAGATTGTAGGGGAAACGGTTAAAGTCTTAAAGGCAGTCCAGCAAAGTGTGGATGGTCTGGAGATAGAGTTTAAATATTATCCAGTTGGTCTGTCATCTTTTCAATCAAATGGTGCCACATTACCAGAAGAAACGGTAGAAGGGTTAAAAGAGTGTGATGCTGGTTTGTTAGGACCTTTAACGACTCACATTTATGATACAGGAAATCCTAACATGATCAATCCTAGCGGGGCGTTGAGAAAAGGATTTGATCTCTATGCGAATATTAGACCTACGAAAACATATGAGGGTGTTAAAACAAAGTTTAGTGATGTGGATTTAGTTGTTGTAAGAGAAAATACAGAAGGAATGTACGCAGATCGCAACATGCACTTTAACACTGGAGAGTTTATGCCAGATCCTGATACGGTATTATCCTTTCGTGTTGTAACTCGAAAGGGGAGTGAACGCCTTGCTCGAGTTGGATTTGAGTTAGCTCAAGGTCGAAAGAAAAAGGTTACCATTGTTCATAAAATGAATGTTCTTAGAAAGGGTTGCGGTCTCTTTTATGATAGTAGTCTTAAAGTAGGGAAAAAATATAGTGATACCGTAATCGATGATTATCATATCGATGCATTTGCGATGCATCTGATTCAACGTCCAGAAGACTTTGATGTGGTTGTCACAACGAATATGTTTGGAGATATTTTGTCAGATCAGGCGGCAGGTTTAGTAGGTGGTCTTGGATTAGCCCCTGGATTAAATTTAGGAGACTCGTTCTTGATCGCGCAAGCTACTCATGGATCCGCACCTGATATAGCAGGTAGAAACATAGCTAACCCTGTTGCAGAAATTCTCTCAGCAAAAATGATGCTAGAATGGCTTGGCTATAGAAACGGTCATCAAAGTGCTGTTCATGCAGCTAGTTTAATAGAGAGAGCTGTTGAAGAAGCGTTTAAACAAAAGATGATGACAACAGATCTTGGGGGGATTTGTCAACGACAGAATTTGGTGATAAGCTAGTTCATTTCATTCAAGATAGTGTTATTTACGAGAACTAACGATTATAGTATCTTTTAAAAATTAAAGAAGGCGATTATTGTGATCAAGAAACTTGTCTATTTAATGATAGCCGTTTCAGTAGGTGGGTTATTCTCGTGGCTTCAGATACCTGCTGGATGGCTTCTTGGTTCAATTTTAACTGGAATTATAAGTGCGTTCTTTGTTGTGAAAATCCATCTTCCAAATAATCTCTTTAAATTATCGTTAGCGATGATAGGTGGAACGATAGGGCTAATGCTCCGACCTGAACAATTTTTGGATTATCATTCGTTATTAGCACCTTTTTTATTTACTTTATTTCTTACATTAGTTGGCGGAGTTGGATTAGGTTTGTTTTTAAAGAGATATTCAAACCTAAATAGTAATACGGCGTTTTTTTGTTGTCTTCCAGGCGGGGCTTCAGAAGTGATCGGGTTAAGCCTACAATATGGCGCTAATCAGCAAATTGTTGCTGCTTTTCACACAACAAGAATTACCTTGTTTGTCCTTGTTATTCCTTTAGTCGTAGGATTACAGGCACCAACCTTTTCTCAAGGTCTTCAAAAAAGTGGTCTTGCATTAAACCATTATGCACTTGCTCTTTTCTTGCTTTTCGTTGTTATGGTATTAACAATTATTTTAAGTAAAAAGATAACTTTCCCAGGTTCATCTCTTTTTTTTGCCATTGGTTTAGGTTTCATTGC
Proteins encoded:
- a CDS encoding isocitrate/isopropylmalate dehydrogenase family protein, translated to MRTYQIGVMEGDGIGPEIVGETVKVLKAVQQSVDGLEIEFKYYPVGLSSFQSNGATLPEETVEGLKECDAGLLGPLTTHIYDTGNPNMINPSGALRKGFDLYANIRPTKTYEGVKTKFSDVDLVVVRENTEGMYADRNMHFNTGEFMPDPDTVLSFRVVTRKGSERLARVGFELAQGRKKKVTIVHKMNVLRKGCGLFYDSSLKVGKKYSDTVIDDYHIDAFAMHLIQRPEDFDVVVTTNMFGDILSDQAAGLVGGLGLAPGLNLGDSFLIAQATHGSAPDIAGRNIANPVAEILSAKMMLEWLGYRNGHQSAVHAASLIERAVEEAFKQKMMTTDLGGICQRQNLVIS
- a CDS encoding AbrB family transcriptional regulator → MIKKLVYLMIAVSVGGLFSWLQIPAGWLLGSILTGIISAFFVVKIHLPNNLFKLSLAMIGGTIGLMLRPEQFLDYHSLLAPFLFTLFLTLVGGVGLGLFLKRYSNLNSNTAFFCCLPGGASEVIGLSLQYGANQQIVAAFHTTRITLFVLVIPLVVGLQAPTFSQGLQKSGLALNHYALALFLLFVVMVLTIILSKKITFPGSSLFFAIGLGFIAHLLFPAVEMPGFIAGFAQGIMGAIIGMRFDKDTFKQIRAIGLISGITLLIYFLMSLALATVFYLLTPIGWFTSLLSIVPAGAAEMASTATALNIEPAMVATLQMARVLALFIALPFLIKLFADKTDEKVGAYGKEQ